Proteins found in one Coffea eugenioides isolate CCC68of chromosome 5, Ceug_1.0, whole genome shotgun sequence genomic segment:
- the LOC113769871 gene encoding DExH-box ATP-dependent RNA helicase DExH12-like isoform X2: protein MSDSGGGAEARARSKQYEYGANSSLVLTSDSRHPRDAQEPSGEPESLRGKIDPRTFGDRVFRDEESKKKERESLASEANSGRESKKRRIVHEESVFTLIDEGVYQPKSRETRAAYEALLSFIQQQLGGQPVNVVTGAADEILAVLKNDNLKNHDKKKEMEKLLSNPIPNQVFDHVVSIGRLITDYRDAAAKGDDGLDDDDDVGVAVEFEENEEVDDGCVYDLGEEDEDEEDDGVYVNDCTNGAGAMWMGRGIDDDDEEMQDARDDEMTLNVRDIDAYWLQRKISEAYGDQIDAQQSQKLAEEILEILTEGNDCDVELKLLLHMQFDKFSLVKFMLQNRLKIVWCTRLARADGEEDRKKIEEEMVAQGPDHAAILEQLHSTRSRATAKERQKNLKKSIRDEAHRLKDKKGRGDGQRERMVLADREADGGWLSGERQLIDLDSLAFHQGGLFMANKRCELPGGSFRNQKKGYEEIHVPALKPKPLAPGEELIKISSMPAWAQPAFKGMMQLNRVQSKVYETALFSADNILLCAPTGAGKTNVAMLTILQQIALNRNQDGSFNHSNYKIVYVAPMKALVAEVVGNLSNRLQDYDVKWDIITRKSGDRTYTQLVKLLIIDEIHLLHDNRGPVLESIVARSVRQIETTKEHIRLVGLSATLPNYEDISLFLRVDAKKGLFHFDNSYRPVSLAQQYVGISVKKPLQRFQLMNDVCYEKVINVAGKHQVLIFVHSRKDTARTARAIRDTALANDTLAKFLKEDSASREILQSHTELVKSNDLKDLLPYGFAIHHAGMVRADRQIVEDLFSGGHAQVLVSTATLAWGVNLPAHTVIIKGTEIYNPEKGAWTELSPLDVMQMLGRAGRPQFDTFGEGIIITRHSELQYYLSLMNQQLPIESQFLSKLADQLNAEIVLGSVQNAKEACTWLACTYLNLRMLRNPSLYGLAADDALAVDNMLEERRADLVHSAATLLHKNNLVKYDRKSGYFQVTDLGRIASNYYITHGTISTYNEHLKPTMGDIELCRLFGLSEEFRYVTVRQDEKVELGKLLDRVPIPIKESIEEPSAKINVLLQAYISQLKLEGLSLASDMVFITQSAGRLMRALFEIVLKRGWAKLTEKALKWCKMIDKRMWSVQTPLRQFHGIPNEILMNLEKKDLAWERYYDLSSQEIGELIRFPKMGRTLHKLIHQFPKLNLAAHVQPTTHSVLKVELTITPDFQWDDKVHGFVEPFWVIVEDNDGENVLHHEYFLLKKQHIDEDHTLDFTVSTHEPLPPQYFIRVVSDRWLGSQTVLPVSFRHLILPDKYPPPTELLELQPLPVRALRNPSYEALYQEFEHFNPVQTQVFTILYHSDDNILVAAPTGSGKTICAEFAILRNHQKGSESILRAVYIAPIEALAKERYNDWKRKFGDRLGMNVVELTGEIATDIKLLERGHIIISTPEKWDAVSRRWKQRKHVQQVSLFIVDELHLIGGRGGPILEVIVSRMRYIASQLENKIRIVALSTSLANAKDLGEWIGANSHGLFNFPPGVRPVPLDIHVQGIDAANFEARMQAMTKLTYTAIVKHAKKGKPAIVFVPARKHARLTAVDLMTYARVDTDKIMFLLQSAGDLEPFIDRIKEPTLKETLRYGVGYLQEGLTGTDQDIVKTLFETGGIQVCVMSSSMSWGVALSAHLVVIMGTRHYDGRENAHRDYPVTDLLQMMGHANRPLVDNLGKCVIFCHAPRKEYYKKFLYEAFPVESHLHHYLHDNLNAEVVVKAIQNKQDAVDYLTWTFMYRRLTQNPNYYNLQGVNHRHLSDHLSELVENTISDLEASKCVLVEDDFLLSPLNLGRIASYYYVSYSTIERFSSSLNSKTKLKGLLDILASASEYEQLPVRPGEEELIRRLINHQRFSFDNSKCTDPQVKADALLQAHFSRQLLGGNLASDQQEVLIFAPRLLQAMVDVISSNGWLTLALLAMEVSQMVPQGMWERDSVLLQLPHFTKELAQKCQENPGKSIETVFDLVEMEDDERRELLQMSESQLLDIARFCNRFPNIDLAYDVPDRDNVRAGENIKVHVTLERDLEGRTEIGPVDAPRYPQVKEEGWWLVVGDPKTDQLLAIKTVTFQRKSTVRLDFDAPAEAGRRNYMLYFMSDSYLGCDQEYSFIIDVKEAATQEDSGRE from the exons ATGTCAGATTCCGGTGGTGGAGCGGAGGCTCGCGCCCGTTCGAAACAGTATGAGTACGGAGCCAACTCCAGTCTTGTCCTCACTTCCGACTCTCGCCACCCTCGTGACGCCCAGGAGCCCTCCGGCGAGCCCGAGTCCCTTCGAGGCAAAATAGATCCCAGAACCTTTGGTGATCGTGTCTTCCGGGATGAAGAGTCGAAGAAGAAGGAGCGAGAATCGCTAGCGTCTGAAGCGAATTCCGGGAGGGAGAGTAAGAAGAGGAGGATTGTTCACGAGGAAAGTGTTTTTACTTTGATTGACGAGGGTGTTTATCAACCTAAAAGTAGAGAAACCAGGGCGGCCTATGAGGCCTTGCTCAGTTTTATTCAGCAACAGTTAGGTGGGCAGCCTGTTAATGTTGTTACGGGCGCTGCAGATGAGATTTTAGCTGTTCTTAAGAATGATAATCTCAAGAACCATGATAAGAAGAAGGAGATGGAGAAGCTCTTGAGTAATCCTATCCCCAACCAAGTGTTTGATCATGTCGTGTCTATCGGGCGGCTCATTACTGATTACCGAGACGCTGCTGCGAAAGGGGATGATGGtcttgatgatgatgatgatgttggAGTTGCGGTTGAATTTGAGGAGAATGAAGAAGTGGATGATGGATGTGTGTATGATTTGGGGGAGGAGGATGAAGATGAGGAAGATGATGGAGTCTACGTGAATGATTGCACCAATGGTGCTGGTGCAATGTGGATGGGTCGTGggattgatgatgatgatgaggagaTGCAGGATGCTAGGGATGACGAGATGACCTTGAATGTTAGGGACATTGATGCCTATTGGCTTCAGAGGAAGATTTCAGAGGCTTATGGGGACCAGATTGATGCCCAGCAGAGCCAGAAGCTTGCTGAGGAGATCCTCGAGATTCTTACTGAAGGTAATGACTGTGATGTTGAACTTAAACTTTTGTTGCATATGCAGTTTGATAAGTTCAGTCTCGTCAAGTTTATGTTGCAGAACCGGCTGAAGATAGTTTGGTGCACTCGTTTGGCAAGGGCTGATGGCGAAGAGGATAGGAAGAAAATTGAGGAGGAGATGGTAGCGCAGGGGCCAGATCATGCTGCAATTCTGGAACAGTTGCACAGCACCCGGTCCAGGGCTACTGCAAAAGAGAGGCAGAAGAACCTGAAGAAGAGCATTAGAGATGAGGCACACCGATTGAAGGATAAGAAAGGACGAGGAGATGGGCAACGAGAAAGAATGGTGTTAGCCGATAGAGAAGCTGATGGTGGTTGGCTGTCAGGGGAACGTCAGTTAATTGATCTTGACAGCCTTGCTTTCCACCAGGGAGGTCTTTTTATGGCAAATAAGAGGTGTGAGCTTCCAGGAGGTTCTTTCAGGAATCAAAAGAAGGGATATGAAGAAATTCATGTACCAGCCTTGAAGCCGAAGCCATTAGCACCTGGTGAAGAACTAATAAAGATCTCTTCCATGCCTGCCTGGGCGCAGCCGGCTTTCAAAGGAATGATGCAGTTAAACAGGGTTCAAAGTAAAGTTTATGAAACTGCCCTTTTTAGTGCAGATAATATTCTTTTATGTGCTCCCACTGGTGCAGGGAAGACCAATGTTGCTATGCTCACCATCCTTCAGCAGATTGCTTTGAATAGAAATCAAGATGGTTCTTTTAACCACAGCAATTACAAAATTGTCTATGTTGCTCCAATGAAGGCATTAGTTGCTGAAGTGGTCGGTAACCTCTCCAATCGTCTCCAGGATTATGATGTCAAG TGGGATATAATAACCAGGAAATCAGGTGACCGCACCTACACCCAGCTTGTGAAACTGCTAATCATTGATGAGATACATCTGTTGCATGATAACCGAGGTCCTGTACTGGAGAGTATTGTTGCAAGAAGTGTTAGACAGATTGAGACCACCAAAGAGCACATAAGGTTGGTGGGCTTGTCAGCAACACTTCCAAACTATGAAGATATATCTTTGTTCTTGCGCGTTGATGCTAAGAAAGGTCTCTTTCACTTTGACAATAGCTATAGACCCGTTTCTCTTGCGCAACAGTATGTAGGAATCTCCGTAAAGAAGCCGCTGCAGAGATTTCAGTTGATGAATGATGTGTGCTATGAGAAAGTAATCAATGTTGCAGGAAAGCATCAGGTGCTTATTTTCGTGCACTCCAGGAAAGACACTGCCAGGACAGCTCGTGCAATACGTGATACTGCACTTGCTAATGATACTCTTGCTAAATTCTTAAAAGAGGACAGTGCAAGCCGTGAAATTCTTCAGAGTCACACGGAGCTTGTCAAGAGCAATGATCTCAAGGACTTGCTACCTTATGGTTTTGCAATTCATCATGCTGGTATGGTCAGAGCTGATCGTCAAATTGTCGAGGATCTTTTTTCTGGTGGGCATGCACAAGTGTTGGTTTCCACGGCTACTCTAGCGTGGGGTGTCAATTTACCAGCTCATACTGTGATTATAAAAGGTACCGAGATATACAATCCTGAAAAGGGAGCGTGGACTGAACTAAGCCCCCTTGATGTTATGCAGATGCTTGGCCGTGCCGGAAGGCCTCAATTTGACACTTTTGGGGAAGGAATTATTATAACCCGACATAGTGAGCTACAGTATTATCTGTCTTTGATGAATCAGCAGCTTCCCATTGAAAGCCAGTTTCTGTCGAAGTTAGCTGATCAGTTGAATGCAGAAATTGTCCTTGGAAGCGTTCAGAATGCTAAAGAAGCTTGCACTTGGCTCGCTTGTACTTATCTTAATCTTCGCATGCTTCGGAATCCTAGTCTTTATGGTTTAGCTGCTGATGATGCCCTTGCTGTTGATAATATGTTGGAAGAAAGGAGAGCTGATCTGGTACATTCAGCAGCAACACTATTGCACAAGAATAACCTAGTGAAATATGACAGGAAAAGTGGATATTTCCAGGTCACTGACTTGGGACGCATTGCCAGCAATTACTACATAACTCATGGAACAATTTCTACATACAATGAGCACTTGAAGCCAACCATGGGGGACATTGAGCTTTGTCGTCTgtttggccttagtgaagaatTTAGGTATGTGACAGTGAGACAAGATGAGAAGGTTGAATTGGGAAAGCTTCTGGACCGAGTCCCTATTCCTATCAAAGAGAGTATTGAGGAGCCTAGTGCCAAGATTAATGTTCTTCTTCAGGCATACATTTCGCAACTGAAGCTTGAAGGTCTCTCTTTGGCATCTGACATGGTGTTTATTACCCAGAGTGCTGGGCGTCTTATGAGAGCATTGTTTGAGATTGTTCTAAAGAGAGGATGGGCCAAATTAACAGAGAAGGCATTGAAGTGGTGCAAAATGATTGACAAGAGAATGTGGAGTGTCCAGACACCACTCCGTCAATTTCATGGGAttccaaatgaaattttgatgaatttggAGAAGAAAGATCTGGCTTGGGAAAGATACTACGACCTCTCCTCACAGGAGATAGGAGAACTCATCCGTTTTCCTAAGATGGGGAGAACTCTCCACAAGTTGATTCATCAATTCCCAAAGCTTAACTTGGCGGCTCATGTCCAACCAACCACTCACTCAGTTTTGAAGGTTGAGCTCACCATTACACCTGATTTCCAATGGGACGACAAAGTACATGGATTTGTGGAACCATTTTGGGTAATTGTGGAGGATAATGACGGGGAAAATGTTCTCCATCATGAATATTTCTTGCTAAAGAAACAACATATCGATGAGGATCATACTTTGGATTTCACAGTCTCAACGCATGAACCACTGCCTCCCCAGTACTTCATTCGCGTTGTGTCAGATCGATGGCTTGGGTCACAGACTGTCTTACCTGTTTCTTTCAGGCACCTGATTCTGCCAGATAAATATCCTCCTCCCACAGAGTTATTAGAATTGCAACCCTTGCCTGTGAGAGCTCTAAGAAATCCATCTTATGAAGCTCTATATCAAGAGTTTGAGCACTTTAATCCTGTCCAAACTCAGGTTTTCACTATCCTGTACCACTCGGATGACAATATCTTAGTAGCTGCACCCACTGGTAGTGGAAAGACAATATGTGCAGAATTTGCCATATTGAGAAATCACCAAAAAGGTTCTGAAAGTATCCTGCGTGCTGTGTACATTGCTCCTATTGAGGCTCTTGCTAAGGAGCGGTATAATGACTGGAAAAGGAAGTTTGGAGATAGGCTAGGGATGAATGTGGTTGAATTAACTGGTGAGATAGCGACAGATATCAAACTGCTTGAAAGAGGTCATATAATTATTAGCACTCCAGAGAAATGGGATGCTGTATCTCGCCGTTGGAAACAGAGGAAGCATGTTCAGCAAGTTAGTCTTTTCATTGTTGATGAACTCCATCTGATTGGGGGCCGGGGTGGGCCTATTTTGGAGGTTATAGTTTCTAGAATGAGATATATTGCAAGTCAGCTTGAGAACAAGATCAGGATTGTAGCTTTATCAACTTCTCTTGCTAATGCCAAAGATTTGGGAGAATGGATTGGAGCGAACTCTCATGGTCTTTTCAACTTTCCTCCAGGTGTGCGACCTGTACCCTTGGACATACATGTTCAGGGCATTGATGCTGCTAATTTTGAAGCCAGGATGCAGGCCATGACAAAACTCACTTATACTGCTATTGTCAAACACGCCAAGAAAGGGAAACCTGCAATTGTGTTTGTTCCTGCCAGGAAGCATGCCCGCTTGACTGCTGTGGATCTGATGACTTATGCAAGGGTGGACACCGACAAAATAATGTTCCTTTTACAGTCTGCAGGAGATTTGGAACCTTTCATTGATAGAATTAAAGAACCTACATTGAAAGAGACGCTTCGGTATGGTGTGGGTTATTTGCAGGAGGGCTTAACTGGTACTGATCAAGATATAGTCAAGACTCTGTTTGAAACTGGAGGGATTCAAGTGTGTGTTATGAGTAGTTCAATGTCTTGGGGAGTGGCCTTGTCTGCACATCTAGTGGTGATTATGGGCACTCGACATTATGATGGCAGAGAAAATGCTCATAGAGACTACCCTGTTACTGATTTGCTGCAGATGATGGGTCATGCCAATCGACCTCTTGTTGATAACTTGGGGAAATGTGTAATCTTCTGTCATGCGCCACGTAAGGAGTACTACAAGAAGTTCTTATATGAAGCATTCCCAGTTGAAAGCCATTTGCATCATTATCTGCATGACAATTTGAATGCTGAGGTGGTTGTCAAGGCCATACAAAACAAGCAGGACGCTGTGGATTATCTAACATGGACATTCATGTATAGGAGGCTCACCCAGAATCCAAACTACTATAATTTGCAGGGTGTTAATCACAGACATTTATCTGATCAcctgtcagagcttgttgaaaACACAATAAGTGATCTTGAAGCAAGTAAATGTGTTCTTGTTGAAGATGATTTCTTACTTTCACCTTTAAATCTTGGCAGGATAGCATCGTACTACTATGTGAGTTACAGCACAATTGAACGTTTTAGTTCTTCTTTGAACTCCAAAACCAAATTGAAGGGTTTACTGGATATCTTGGCTTCAGCTTCAGAGTATGAACAACTTCCAGTTAGACCAGGTGAAGAAGAGCTGATTAGGAGGTTGATTAATCACCAACGTTTCTCATTTGATAACTCAAAATGTACTGATCCTCAGGTCAAAGCTGATGCTTTGCTGCAAGCTCACTTCTCTCGGCAACTTTTAGGTGGAAATTTGGCATCTGACCAGCAAGAGGTGCTTATTTTTGCTCCAAGGTTGCTCCAAGCCATGGTTGATGTTATTTCCAGCAATGGTTGGCTTACTCTTGCCCTTCTCGCGATGGAAGTGAGTCAGATGGTACCTCAGGGCATGTGGGAGCGCGATTCCGTGCTCCTGCAACTCCCACATTTTACCAAGGAATTGGCACAAAAGTGCCAAGAGAACCCTGGAAAGAGTATAGAGACAGTTTTTGATTTGGTGGAAATGGAGGACGATGAAAGGCGCGAGCTTTTGCAGATGTCCGAGTCGCAGTTGTTGGATATTGCACGATTCTGTAACCGTTTCCCTAACATTGATTTAGCATATGATGTTCCTGACAGGGATAATGTGAGGGCTGGAGAAAACATTAAGGTGCATGTAACTCTGGAAAGAGATCTTGAGGGGAGAACAGAAATTGGACCTGTTGATGCTCCTAGATATCCCCAAGTTAAGGAAGAAGGATGGTGGCTTGTGGTTGGTGACCCTAAAACTGACCAATTGCTTGCCATTAAGACGGTTACCTTTCAGAGGAAGTCCACAGTCAGACTCGATTTTGATGCTCCCGCTGAAGCTGGAAGAAGGAATTACATGCTATATTTCATGAGTGACTCCTATTTGGGATGTGACCAGGAATATAGTTTTATCATTGATGTGAAAGAGGCAGCAACTCAAGAAGATAGCGGAAGAGAATGA